The Comamonas sp. GB3 AK4-5 genome includes a region encoding these proteins:
- a CDS encoding Bug family tripartite tricarboxylate transporter substrate binding protein has translation MKFTHRTHCIPRRAAMAVLLGAASWGSQAAETWPQQPLRLIVPFGAGGVTDTTARVFADGISKQLGQPVIVENRPGAGGSIAAGMVAKSKPDGYTLLVVTNGIFAVNPHIYPQLPYNPSRDFSYIAMLANTPNILAVSANSPYTSLQAVIDAAAKGEEKISFATAGEGSDNYQILQLLQQATHTKWLHVPYKSGTESLTAVMGGTADATAISAATSQSFIKSRQIRAFAVTSARRLADQPDIPTVKEVLGKSIEGGSLSGIAAPAGTPDAVLQRLNAAITQVARSDAAKDKVFSRGSEPVDTSQEAFQARVKQEQAKWAAILKPGR, from the coding sequence ATGAAGTTCACCCACCGCACCCACTGCATCCCTCGCCGCGCCGCCATGGCTGTTTTGCTGGGCGCCGCCAGCTGGGGGAGCCAGGCCGCCGAGACCTGGCCGCAGCAGCCCCTGCGCCTCATCGTGCCCTTTGGGGCCGGTGGCGTGACCGACACCACCGCCCGGGTGTTTGCCGATGGCATCAGCAAGCAGCTGGGCCAGCCCGTGATTGTGGAAAACCGCCCGGGGGCCGGCGGTTCGATTGCGGCCGGCATGGTCGCCAAATCAAAGCCTGATGGGTACACCTTGCTGGTGGTCACCAACGGGATATTCGCGGTGAACCCGCATATCTACCCCCAGCTGCCCTACAACCCGTCGCGGGACTTTAGCTATATCGCCATGCTGGCGAACACGCCCAATATTTTGGCGGTCAGCGCAAACAGCCCCTACACCAGCTTGCAGGCGGTGATCGATGCCGCCGCCAAGGGCGAGGAGAAAATCAGCTTTGCCACGGCGGGCGAGGGCTCGGACAACTACCAAATCCTGCAGCTGCTGCAGCAGGCCACCCACACAAAGTGGCTGCATGTGCCCTACAAGAGCGGCACGGAGTCGCTGACGGCGGTAATGGGCGGAACGGCTGACGCCACCGCCATCTCGGCCGCCACCTCCCAGTCTTTCATCAAGAGCCGGCAGATCCGCGCCTTTGCCGTGACCTCTGCACGGCGTTTGGCGGACCAGCCCGACATTCCCACGGTGAAAGAGGTGCTGGGAAAAAGCATAGAAGGTGGTTCGCTGTCGGGCATTGCCGCGCCGGCGGGCACGCCCGATGCGGTGCTGCAGCGCCTGAATGCGGCCATCACCCAGGTGGCACGCAGCGATGCGGCCAAAGACAAGGTCTTCTCGCGCGGCAGCGAGCCTGTCGATACCTCGCAGGAGGCCTTTCAGGCACGGGTCAAGCAAGAGCAGGCCAAGTGGGCCGCCATTCTGAAGCCCGGGCGTTAA
- a CDS encoding dihydrodipicolinate synthase family protein has protein sequence MKITGIVGYLLSPCKANGEIDNALLAAHVNRLIDAGVHGVAPLGSVGCLPYLSDAERDEVVCTTVQAAAGRVPVLVGISSLSTTHTIRHARFAEAQGAAALQLLPSTYWTLTENELLRYFQAVAESVSIPIMAYNNPFTTGWDMSVELLQKITSIPNITMVKEASPNPEKIPALRKACGDQVDIFVGVSKMAQSGFAAGAKGWCTAAPNVCAAQVLNFYRCVVAGDWKGAALWLSRQEPLLNQLLDYGLPRAVSAGLEIRGVDAGHLRAPLLPLAAQQRAALQKTIVEMETTQ, from the coding sequence ATGAAAATCACCGGAATCGTTGGTTATCTGCTGAGCCCTTGCAAGGCCAATGGCGAGATTGATAATGCCTTGCTGGCAGCGCATGTAAATCGGCTGATCGATGCCGGCGTGCATGGCGTGGCGCCTTTGGGCAGTGTGGGTTGCCTGCCTTATCTCAGCGATGCGGAGCGGGACGAGGTGGTCTGCACCACGGTGCAGGCGGCCGCAGGCCGTGTGCCCGTGCTGGTGGGCATTTCCAGCCTGAGCACGACGCACACCATTCGCCACGCCCGGTTTGCCGAGGCCCAAGGCGCCGCCGCGCTGCAGCTATTGCCCAGCACCTATTGGACGCTCACCGAAAACGAGCTGCTCCGGTATTTTCAAGCGGTGGCTGAATCGGTTTCTATTCCCATTATGGCGTACAACAACCCATTTACTACGGGCTGGGATATGTCGGTGGAGCTGCTGCAGAAAATCACCAGCATTCCGAATATCACCATGGTGAAAGAGGCCAGCCCCAATCCCGAAAAAATACCGGCATTGCGCAAAGCCTGTGGCGACCAGGTCGATATTTTTGTCGGCGTCAGCAAAATGGCCCAAAGCGGATTCGCGGCGGGTGCCAAGGGCTGGTGCACTGCAGCGCCGAATGTCTGCGCGGCCCAGGTGCTGAATTTCTACCGCTGCGTGGTGGCCGGGGACTGGAAGGGCGCGGCCCTGTGGCTCAGCCGCCAGGAGCCCTTGCTCAACCAACTGCTGGATTACGGCCTGCCGCGCGCCGTGTCTGCCGGCCTGGAGATCCGGGGCGTGGATGCAGGCCATCTGCGTGCGCCGCTGCTGCCGCTGGCAGCGCAGCAGCGTGCAGCGCTGCAAAAGACAATTGTTGAAATGGAGACCACACAATGA
- a CDS encoding dihydrofolate reductase: MSLTVNLIYARAANGVIGKDNAMPWHLPEDLAHFKTLTQGHPVVMGRKTWDSLPPRFRPLPGRTNIVVTRQANWQADTQPDPANATTVRANSLEAALQEAARHGSNVWVMGGAQIYAQALPLAQRVEVTIIHQDFDGDAHAPTLGAEWVEAARSDHVSAKGLAYSFVTYTRRQG; this comes from the coding sequence ATGTCCTTGACCGTGAACCTGATCTACGCCCGCGCCGCCAACGGCGTCATCGGCAAGGACAACGCCATGCCCTGGCATCTGCCCGAGGACCTGGCCCACTTCAAGACGCTGACCCAGGGCCACCCCGTCGTCATGGGCCGCAAGACCTGGGATTCGCTGCCCCCGCGCTTTCGCCCGCTGCCGGGGCGCACCAATATCGTCGTCACCCGCCAGGCCAACTGGCAAGCCGACACGCAGCCCGACCCCGCCAATGCCACCACCGTACGCGCCAACAGCCTGGAGGCCGCCTTGCAAGAAGCCGCCCGCCACGGCAGCAACGTGTGGGTCATGGGGGGCGCGCAAATCTACGCCCAGGCCCTCCCCCTGGCCCAGCGCGTGGAAGTGACCATCATTCACCAGGACTTTGACGGCGACGCCCACGCCCCCACGCTGGGCGCGGAATGGGTGGAAGCGGCACGCAGCGACCATGTCAGCGCCAAGGGCCTGGCCTACAGCTTTGTGACCTACACCCGCCGCCAGGGCTGA
- a CDS encoding metallophosphoesterase produces MSLIHTLPAGPLDVVGDIHGELTALRELLRHLGYDRFGVHPEGRKLVFVGDFCDRGPDSPAVLEWVQNLVQAGHAYAILGNHEINLLREDPKDGSGWFFDVRYQSDQVKYAPFNRPTEGQRQRIVEFLSTLPLGLEREDLRIIHAAWVQPQVEAARAMPAGQVRHEYDRWELEAARIARERCIAARMQQECHDWPHSLEDHEQKPPLLPAHADHELNKGMVNPLKVLTTGVERAAQAPFYAGGKWRFVERVAWWNQYDEGVPVIVGHYWRRLHPPEKPVHGKQEEELFGSTAPTAWHGLQRNVFCVDYSVGGRWVARRAGEPLQSRFKLAALRWPERQLVFDDGTQRPTLEFQATGHPA; encoded by the coding sequence ATGAGCCTCATCCACACACTCCCAGCCGGCCCACTGGATGTCGTGGGCGATATCCATGGCGAGCTCACCGCCCTGCGCGAGCTGCTGCGCCACCTCGGCTATGACCGCTTTGGTGTGCACCCCGAGGGCCGCAAGCTGGTGTTTGTGGGCGATTTCTGCGACCGCGGCCCCGACAGCCCGGCCGTGCTGGAATGGGTGCAAAACTTGGTCCAGGCCGGCCATGCCTATGCCATCTTGGGCAACCACGAAATCAATCTGCTGCGTGAGGACCCCAAGGATGGGTCTGGCTGGTTCTTTGATGTGCGCTACCAGAGCGACCAGGTCAAATACGCCCCCTTCAACCGCCCAACCGAAGGCCAGCGCCAGCGCATTGTGGAGTTTCTGTCCACCCTGCCCCTGGGGCTGGAACGCGAAGACCTGCGCATCATCCACGCCGCCTGGGTTCAGCCCCAGGTAGAAGCAGCCCGTGCCATGCCGGCCGGCCAGGTGCGCCACGAATACGACCGCTGGGAGCTGGAAGCCGCCCGCATCGCCCGCGAGCGCTGCATTGCCGCCCGTATGCAGCAAGAGTGCCACGACTGGCCCCACAGCCTGGAAGACCACGAACAAAAGCCCCCGCTGCTGCCCGCCCATGCCGACCACGAACTGAACAAGGGCATGGTCAACCCCCTCAAGGTGCTCACCACCGGTGTGGAACGCGCGGCCCAGGCCCCGTTTTATGCGGGCGGCAAATGGCGTTTTGTGGAGCGCGTGGCCTGGTGGAACCAGTATGACGAGGGCGTGCCCGTCATCGTCGGCCATTACTGGCGCCGCCTGCATCCGCCGGAAAAACCCGTGCATGGCAAGCAAGAGGAAGAGCTGTTCGGCAGCACCGCGCCCACGGCCTGGCACGGCCTGCAGCGCAATGTGTTCTGCGTGGACTACTCCGTCGGCGGCCGCTGGGTGGCCCGCCGCGCCGGCGAGCCGCTGCAGTCCCGCTTCAAACTGGCCGCCCTGCGCTGGCCCGAGCGCCAGCTGGTGTTTGATGACGGCACCCAGCGGCCCACGCTGGAATTTCAGGCGACGGGCCATCCGGCCTGA
- a CDS encoding type II CAAX prenyl endopeptidase Rce1 family protein codes for MWQNIIQYSKNLRLNNYSIINIKKIHPIALVILAYFAMKLAFASAFFFYEQLGVDANGVMQFRESDKKHPWVAGFFVVLLAPWLETLIHQHAIKRLFIWWKITNSSIYIFISAILFGIAHGSKLAFLPAFMAGVVLATVYQLRDHPPGRPFFYTWMVHFMNNGIAFFIWKTTSN; via the coding sequence ATGTGGCAAAACATAATCCAGTATTCGAAAAATTTAAGGTTAAACAATTATTCAATTATCAACATTAAAAAAATTCACCCTATTGCTCTTGTGATTTTGGCTTATTTTGCAATGAAATTAGCCTTTGCTTCTGCATTCTTCTTCTATGAGCAACTGGGTGTGGATGCCAACGGTGTAATGCAGTTTAGAGAATCTGACAAAAAACATCCTTGGGTAGCTGGGTTTTTTGTAGTTCTCTTAGCTCCATGGCTTGAAACTCTGATTCATCAACATGCAATCAAACGATTGTTCATCTGGTGGAAAATCACCAATTCAAGTATTTATATCTTTATTTCCGCCATATTGTTTGGCATAGCACATGGATCCAAATTGGCTTTCTTGCCTGCATTCATGGCAGGTGTGGTGCTTGCCACAGTTTATCAACTACGAGATCATCCACCAGGAAGACCATTTTTTTACACATGGATGGTTCATTTTATGAATAATGGTATTGCATTTTTCATATGGAAAACAACCTCTAATTAA
- a CDS encoding EamA family transporter, protein MSAANPLHYWRDVLLTALAPAIWGSTYIVTSELLPPDRPFTAALIRVLPAGLLLLLITRHMPGRSAWWRLLVLSALNIGVFQALLFVAAYRLPGGLAAVLGAIQPLLVMVLAWVADRRAPGSATLWFALLGVCGMAVLLLSPQTVFEPVGMAAALLGAACMACGVWLTRRWRMDLPVLALTGWQLLLGGLMLLPVAWWVDAPLPALTPTQWAAYAYLCLAGALLAYALWFRGVARLPTVAVASLGLLSPLSAVVLGWALLGQSMTGTALLGLVVVLVSVFAVQWCSTRER, encoded by the coding sequence ATGTCTGCTGCAAACCCTCTGCACTATTGGCGGGACGTCCTGCTGACGGCGCTGGCTCCCGCCATCTGGGGCTCTACCTACATCGTCACCTCGGAGCTACTCCCTCCGGATCGGCCCTTCACCGCAGCACTGATCCGGGTGCTGCCTGCAGGCCTGCTATTGCTTTTGATAACGCGGCATATGCCCGGCAGGAGCGCCTGGTGGCGGCTGCTGGTGCTCAGCGCCCTCAACATCGGCGTGTTTCAGGCGCTGCTGTTCGTGGCGGCCTATCGCTTGCCGGGTGGTTTGGCTGCGGTGCTGGGCGCCATACAGCCCTTGCTGGTGATGGTGCTGGCCTGGGTGGCAGACCGCCGTGCCCCTGGCAGCGCAACCCTGTGGTTTGCGCTGCTGGGCGTCTGTGGCATGGCCGTGCTGCTGCTGTCACCACAAACCGTGTTTGAGCCCGTGGGTATGGCTGCAGCCTTGCTGGGGGCAGCCTGCATGGCCTGCGGTGTCTGGCTCACACGCCGTTGGCGCATGGATTTACCCGTGCTGGCGCTGACGGGCTGGCAACTGCTGCTGGGCGGCTTGATGCTGCTGCCGGTGGCATGGTGGGTGGATGCCCCCTTGCCTGCGCTCACCCCCACGCAATGGGCCGCCTATGCCTACCTCTGCCTGGCTGGCGCCTTGCTGGCCTATGCGCTCTGGTTCCGTGGTGTGGCCCGTCTGCCCACGGTGGCCGTGGCATCGCTGGGCCTGCTCAGCCCGCTGTCCGCCGTGGTGCTGGGATGGGCCTTGCTGGGTCAGTCCATGACGGGCACGGCCCTGCTGGGGCTGGTGGTCGTGCTGGTCAGCGTTTTTGCTGTGCAGTGGTGCTCTACGCGGGAGCGGTAG